A genome region from Phoenix dactylifera cultivar Barhee BC4 chromosome 18, palm_55x_up_171113_PBpolish2nd_filt_p, whole genome shotgun sequence includes the following:
- the LOC103721182 gene encoding traB domain-containing protein isoform X1, translated as MVNFTFSLPIATTFPSSNAFHLRSRGRWWNPKVSIRPPPPGFDYKSEVLEDSRSAVAATHRELIDLVESGSLVVIEKRRFGPVPSWRREFVEPEAIWLIGTSHISEESAVNVERLVRAIKPDNVVVELCRSRAGIMYTSNNAENAPLLKSNMFSLSGAKFFGAVNRSINLGGQSALALRLLLAVFSSKISSGVNRTFGDEFRAARKVSEEVGAQIVLGDRPIEITLERAWSSLMWREKLRLVISLFQGITFPSSELPENNLKDQDMDGSPFKLYEQLSMSYPSLLQPLMNERDTYLAWSLKRSKAVNRSKTVVGVIGKGHMNGVVYALISDQGNLRFRDLVGRTSVGGSNGWLSTVLMSLVRDTILGFILWAVYEQLKTVL; from the exons ATGGTGAATTTTACCTTCTCTCTGCCGATCGCCACCACCTTTCCAAGCTCCAACGCATTCCACCTTCGATCTAGAGGCAGGTGGTGGAATCCAAAGGTTTCGATCCGGCCTCCGCCGCCCGGCTTCGACTACAAGTCGGAGGTCCTGGAGGATTCTCGATCGGCGGTGGCGGCGACGCACCGGGAGCTGATCGATCTGGTGGAGAGCGGCTCCTTGGTCGTGATCGAGAAGAGGCGCTTCGGTCCGGTCCCGAGCTGGAGGAGGGAATTCGTGGAGCCTGAAGCCATCTGGCTGATCGGCACGTCTCACATATCGGAGGAGTCTGCTGTGAATGTGGAGCGACTCGTCAGGGCGATAAAACCGGACAATGTGGTGGTGGAGCTCTGTAGAAGCAG GGCTGGAATTATGTACACTTCCAATAATGCTGAGAATGCCCCACTCCTAAAATCTAATATGTTCTCCTTAAGTGGCGCTAAATTTTTTGGAGCTGTCAATCGTAGCATAAACTTGG GAGGACAAAGTGCTCTTGCATTACGCTTGCTCTTAGCAGTTTTCTCTTCCAAGATTTCTTCTGGTGTCAATCGAACTTTTGGAGATGAG TTTCGAGCTGCTCGAAAAGTTTCTGAAGAGGTTGGAGCTCAAATTGTTTTGGGAGATCGGCCAATTGAAATAACT CTTGAAAGGGCATGGAGTTCTCTCATGTGGCGTGAAAAACTGAGATTGGTGATCTCACTTTTTCAAGGCATAACTTTTCCATCCTCTGAGCTGCCAGAGAATAATCTGAAG GATCAAGATATGGATGGCAGCCCATTTAAGCTTTACGAACAGCTGAGCATGTCATATCCTTCATTGCTGCAGCCTCTCATGAATGAGCGTGATAcg TATTTAGCATGGTCTCTGAAGAGGAGCAAAGCTGTGAACAGGAGCAAGACTGTAGTTGGTGTTATTGGAAAAGGACACATGAATGGGGTGGTCTATGCATTGATATCTGATCAGGGGAACTTGCGGTTTCGTGATCTTGTCGGTAGGACCTCGGTTGGCGGCTCCAACGGCTGGCTTAGTACTGTACTCATGAGTCTAGTTAGGGATACCATTTTAGGCTTTATCTTGTGGGCTGTGTATGAGCAGCTGAAGACTGTTCTGTAG
- the LOC103721182 gene encoding traB domain-containing protein isoform X2 yields the protein MWWWSSVEAEFTFRAGIMYTSNNAENAPLLKSNMFSLSGAKFFGAVNRSINLGGQSALALRLLLAVFSSKISSGVNRTFGDEFRAARKVSEEVGAQIVLGDRPIEITLERAWSSLMWREKLRLVISLFQGITFPSSELPENNLKDQDMDGSPFKLYEQLSMSYPSLLQPLMNERDTYLAWSLKRSKAVNRSKTVVGVIGKGHMNGVVYALISDQGNLRFRDLVGRTSVGGSNGWLSTVLMSLVRDTILGFILWAVYEQLKTVL from the exons ATGTGGTGGTGGAGCTCTGTAGAAGCAG AATTCACTTTCAGGGCTGGAATTATGTACACTTCCAATAATGCTGAGAATGCCCCACTCCTAAAATCTAATATGTTCTCCTTAAGTGGCGCTAAATTTTTTGGAGCTGTCAATCGTAGCATAAACTTGG GAGGACAAAGTGCTCTTGCATTACGCTTGCTCTTAGCAGTTTTCTCTTCCAAGATTTCTTCTGGTGTCAATCGAACTTTTGGAGATGAG TTTCGAGCTGCTCGAAAAGTTTCTGAAGAGGTTGGAGCTCAAATTGTTTTGGGAGATCGGCCAATTGAAATAACT CTTGAAAGGGCATGGAGTTCTCTCATGTGGCGTGAAAAACTGAGATTGGTGATCTCACTTTTTCAAGGCATAACTTTTCCATCCTCTGAGCTGCCAGAGAATAATCTGAAG GATCAAGATATGGATGGCAGCCCATTTAAGCTTTACGAACAGCTGAGCATGTCATATCCTTCATTGCTGCAGCCTCTCATGAATGAGCGTGATAcg TATTTAGCATGGTCTCTGAAGAGGAGCAAAGCTGTGAACAGGAGCAAGACTGTAGTTGGTGTTATTGGAAAAGGACACATGAATGGGGTGGTCTATGCATTGATATCTGATCAGGGGAACTTGCGGTTTCGTGATCTTGTCGGTAGGACCTCGGTTGGCGGCTCCAACGGCTGGCTTAGTACTGTACTCATGAGTCTAGTTAGGGATACCATTTTAGGCTTTATCTTGTGGGCTGTGTATGAGCAGCTGAAGACTGTTCTGTAG